In Brevibacillus brevis NBRC 100599, a single genomic region encodes these proteins:
- a CDS encoding NucA/NucB deoxyribonuclease domain-containing protein → MTQKKILMLIVVLLIGAAYFFGLVPKENKPVNNGNVDHTIVFPSDRYPQTAKHIKEAIASGKSAVCTIDRSGADGNREKSLKGIPTKKGYDRDEWPMAMCAEGGTGAHIEYISPSDNRGAGSWISNQLEDYPDGTKVEILVK, encoded by the coding sequence ATGACACAGAAAAAAATCCTGATGTTGATTGTGGTGCTGCTGATCGGCGCAGCCTATTTCTTTGGACTTGTGCCAAAAGAGAACAAACCAGTCAACAACGGGAACGTAGACCATACGATTGTTTTTCCGTCTGATCGATACCCTCAGACCGCAAAGCATATCAAAGAAGCGATTGCCTCTGGGAAGTCAGCTGTATGTACAATTGACCGCAGTGGGGCAGATGGAAATCGCGAAAAATCACTCAAAGGTATTCCTACAAAAAAGGGATATGATCGAGATGAATGGCCAATGGCTATGTGTGCTGAGGGAGGCACAGGGGCACATATTGAATACATATCACCTTCAGATAATCGAGGGGCTGGATCGTGGATTTCCAATCAACTAGAGGATTATCCCGACGGAACCAAGGTTGAAATCTTGGTCAAATAA